AGGTACCATCCAATCCGTTGAAGATTTGAACAAACTGATCATTACCAGCCCGCAACCAGATGTGGCAGCAAGTGTAAAATTATCTGATATTGCCACTATTAAACAAACGGAAAAAGAGCAAGAAATTTCTCGTTACAACGGAGAGCCGGCATTTGTTTTTAGCATTACAAAAGAGAAAGACGCCAACACGGTTGCTGTAACAGACAAAGTTGAAAGTATTTTTGATGAATATCAGAAGGAAGCGAAGTACGAAAAGTATCCTATTCTGAATTATGGCAAGGAAATTGATACGTCCATCTCCAAATTGGTAAAAGAAGGATTGTTTGGAGCATTATTTACCATCATCGTCATCGCCTTATTTTTACGAAGCTTCCGCGCGACGATTATTTCCATTATTTCCCTACCAGTATCTATTCTTGTTACGATCATGGCACTGGATTATATTGGCTATACGTTGAATGTCATGACCTTGGGGGGGCTTGCAGTCGCAATCGGACGAATTGTCGATGATAGTATTGTCGTCATAGAAAATATGTACCGTTGGCTACAGGAAAAAGGCAGTACAGTGAACAGGAAAGAGATTGCCTTCAAAGCAACGAAAGAAGTCATGACTGCCGTTGCCTCGTCCACTTTTATTACTTGTATCGTCTTTTTACCGGTTGCCTTTATAGATGGGATGATTGGGGAGCAGTTCCGTCCGTTTGCTCTTGCCGTTGCGATTTCCATCTTAACTTCACTCTTTGTGGCGATTATGCTTATACCCGTGTTAGGGAACGTCTTTTTCAAAAAAGTGAAGACGAAAGAAAAAGAAGGCAGAATGGTGTTAGGATATGAAAAACTTCTTCGTCTTGCGATCAGAAGAAAAGGCGTGGTGATTATTCTTTCTATCCTGTTGCTCGTCGGTTCAGTGTCATTAGTGCCACTTATGGGATTTTCGCTCATTCCCGCGGGAAGTAGCACATCGTTAAACATCAGTATGACGCTGCCCGCAGGGACGGAGCTGGAAGAAACGGACAAAATTGCCAAGAAAGTGGAAAACTATTTAGGCGAGAAGAAGGAAATTGATTATAGCAGTGCTGAAGTTGGTAAACCGGCTGATCCGATCTCATTCCAGAAAAAAGACAATGAAGCCGGATTTATCGTGAAGTTGAAAAAAGGTTATACAGCCGATGAAGAAACCAACTCATTAAAAAAGGATCTATCCAAGCTTGTTAAAGCGGATGTTCCAGAAGCGGATATAAGGGTTGAGGAATTATCACAAGCTCAAGGGCCTTCGGGAAATATAGTGGCCATCGAATTGTATGGAGACGATCTCCAAGCTTTGGAGAAGGCTTCCAAACAAGTAGAAAACTTGTTGCAGCAAAACAATCAATTAAAAAATGTAAAAAATGAAATGAATGAAGCACGGGAAAAATGGTCGATCTCTTTAAATGAGCAGGGAACAAAGTTAAACATCGATTCCACTCAATTAATGGGGCTGATCAATGAACAGTTAAATGCTGTGGAATTAATGGATTACAAAATAAAAGATGAAAAAATCAATGTTACGATTGATTATAATAAAAAAATTACGAGCAAATCCGGATTGGAAGATTTACAAGTTCCAACTCCAAGTGGTGTAAAACCGCTGAAGGAAGTGGCAGAAGTCGTTGAAATGAAGACACCTGTTGAGATTAACCAGGAGAACGGCAAAACATTGGCAAAAGTAACCGCGGAAATAAAAGGGAATAGCATTTTAGCGGAGTCAACCAAAGTACAAAAAGATGTCGATGCATTGAAACTGCCCGAAGGAGTAAGCCTTAAAACAGGTGGTGCGAATGAAGAAATCACGAAGCAATATACCGAAATGGGTGTATCGATGATCACTGCCATCGTACTGGTGTTTTTAATCTTATGTATGACCTTTAATGGCTTGTTGACACCAATCGTCATCTTGGCTTCCATTTTGTTCGTACCAATCGGCTCATTTGGATTTTTGCTCATTGCTGGCCAGCCGCTGTCTTTGAGCTCTTTAATCGGGTTGTTAATGCTAATCGGAATCGTTGTTACGAATGCGGTTGTACTCCTGGATCGGGTTGAAAATAACCGTAAACGTGGAATGAAAGTAGAAGAAGCCATCGTGGAAGCGGGAAAAATTCGGTTAAGGCCAATCGTCATGACTGCCGTTGCGACCATATGCGCGTTAATACCGCTCGCGATATCGGCCGATGTGGAGTCAGTTTCTGCCGCCTTGATTTCAAAAGGATTGGCAATTACTGTTATAGGCGGCTTGACGACATCGACATTGCTCACATTGGTCATTATCCCTGCACTATATCGAGCGGTTGAAAGATTCCGTAGAAACAAGGGGGAATTTGAGGAGGATACTTGACTAGAAGACAGAATAACGGAAAGTATGTAAAAAAGATTTTTTTACAAAAGGTATTCGCTGCTCTTTTTAAGCAGGAAAAAGTGATCAGAACATACACGCTTTTCCGTAAGAAAGTCAGCTAGGCTGTCGAGTTTTTGCTCGACAGCCTTATTTAAAAGATAAGAAAGCAGCATGGCTCGCATAGAGCGGGATCCACCATCTATCATGAAAAAACTTTTGCTAGGATTGGGAACGTACCCAAGATACGCTTCTCGGTTCTTTTTTTATATGTTTAAAAGTCTGTAAAATCAGACAAGAGGAGGATTTGATTAAAGGAACTGAGGATGATAAAAAGCGCACGGAAGCATGAAAACGTCCTATCCTAATCTCTTAAAACCTCTTGGCTATCCAAAGCCGTAAAGCTAAGCCGAACACATTTTTTTGATCTCCGTGTAAAAAATAATACAACAAAGCCTTGAAAGTGACGTGACGTCATTTTATATAATGTAAATAGCTTATAAAACAAGGAGGATGTTTCACTTGATCTCAATTAAAGAAGTGACCAAACAAACGGGCATTACAGTTAGAACGATGCGATATTATGATCATATAGGTTTGCTTAAACCAGCAGATAAAACGGAAGGCGGCCATAGATTATATGGGGAAAAAGAGATAAAGAAACTGCAAGAAATTCAATTTTTGAAAACTTTGGGATTTCATTTGAAAGATATTAAGGAAATGTTGGATGACCGTAAACTAGATTGGTTTAATAGTCTAAAAACTCAGCTGGATTATATCTTAAAGGAAAAAGAAAAGCGAGAGGAAATTGAAGGTATATTGCGTGGATTATTAAATGAAATGTTAATAGAAGAGAATATTAATTTGACCAAGGTACAGAGACTTATCCAGTTATATCAACAAAACTTTAATAAAAGGGAAGCCTTTCTAGCAGAAATATTTAATAAAGAGGAAAGTGAGTTGTTAGATTACCTACCAAATATAAATCGTGGTGACCCTGATACACTTGAATGGATTGCCTTAACGGCTCAATTAAGAAAGCATATGCCAAAAGGTGTTTCATCACCAGAAATTCAACGCATCATAAAACGTATGCACGAAAAAGAAATAGAGACCTACGGAGATAATCCAGAATTTATAAAAAACTATGGGACGTAAGAAAGTCACCCCAAAAATCGGAAAGTGCTGGATTTTACCCTATTGACTCGGAAACTCTGGATTTTTTTGAGGAAGCACTTGAATTATATTTAAAAAGCAAAGAGCAGCTTTCGAATTGAGGAGATTAAATTTCGCTTTATAGATTTTGATGATTCTGTGAGGTGGTTATTTATGCAAGACGTCATTATTCTATAAAAAAACATTATCTTATTCTTTTTTATGTTTATTGCTTTTTCTTGACGGATTATGGATTTTTCAATAAAAACAGTCGCAAACGAACAACTTAGGTATTAAAAAAAATATTTATAGACCATGGTAGCACTAATTTCCTGTTAGAAAGTAAGGGTTCAAAATGTTAGAGCTTCCTATAATAAACGGGATATACCCTTAGTAAAAGTAATGAACAAATAACCTTAGGGCACTAGCGTTGCATAAATATAGTAAGAAAAAACAGTGAATTTATTGTCGGTAATTTTTGCTAAAAACTGAACTACCAACTAAGGAAGCCCTGTCTATTCAGGTTAAATACAACCAAATATACTAGCAAGGGGAGATGTTATGAAATTACTAAAGTACATTATTAAAAGAAAAGTTTTCATTAGTTTGTTGGTCATTTTAATTATCTTTTTGGGAAGTTATGCTTTCTTGAATTTAGATAGAGAATTGACTCCCGTTGTTGACTTAAATGGTGCCTCAATTGAAGTTGATGCAGGAGATTTAACTGTGGCGGATGTGAAAAGTAACATTACAACGCCACTTGAACAAGAATTACAAAAAATTGATGGAGTAAATAAGATTGAATCAACTACTTATTTGGGGGGAAGCTCAATCCAGGCTTCTTTTGAAGATGGTTATGACAAGGATTTGGGGAGAGAATTAGAAACGATAGTACAATCATTTAAAAATAATTCCTCCGTAATAAAAAAGGTTGATGTTAGCAGGAACGGCTCGGGAACAAAATACGGATTCATTTTAGATATTTCTGGTGGAGATATGTCTGAGATGACCGAATTTGCGTCAAGTGTATTAAAACCTCGTTTGGAACAACTGCCAGAAGTGCAGGATGTTAAATTTTCAGGGATAAAAGATCTTGGGATGATTTTAAAGGAACCAAAGAATCATTATTAAATCTCGATGTTCCAGCACTCAGTGATAAGAAATTGTCAGCTTTTATGGAGTTAAAGGAAGTAAATGTACCTAAAGAGATTTATCATATAAATGGAGAACGATCTATATCTATATTTGCTGATATTGATGGTAGAGACCTAGGAGCAGTTAACAGAGATGTTCAAAATATGGTGGAGAACTATAAATTAGACTCTGGATACTCAGTCTCCTTAGGTGGTGAGCTGGAAGAACAGCAAGAATTGATGAAAGATACAATTTTCGTTTTAGTTATTTCCATATTTTTAGTTTATCTGGTAATGGCTGTTCAATTCAATCATTTCGGCCAACCACTCATTGTTATGTCTACCATTCCAGTTACAATTATTGGGGTAATACTTGGAATGTTTATGACACAAATGGAACTAAATATTATGTCAGCAATGGGATTAATCATGCTAGTGGGAATAGTTCTAAACAATGCTATCTTGTTGATCCATCGAACAAACCAACTCCTTATAGCAGGGCATTCTCTCCATGCTTCCATTATAAACGCTGGCCAAGACCGGATTCGTCCTATTTTCATGACCACACTTACTACGGTTGGTGGTATGATTCCGTTAGCAATGGCGTCGGGAATGTCAGCAGACTACCAAGCACCTGTGGCAACGGTAATTATATCAGGGCTCTTATTTTCTACTTTAATTACTTTAGTTTTAATACCAGCTATTTATCGTTTATTTTCGAGAGCGTAAATTTAAAAGAACTAAAATAATGGTTCAAGTGAAAGGGGTGGTGAGTAAATGGATAATAAGATAAATTTTGAATACCACTTCGTAAGTGATAAAGGAATCATCTCGAATAAAGATAAAAGGGATGTTCCAGCTATATTAGCAGTAGATGCTACGTTTTCTATAAAAATTAATAATAAATTATACTTTGAAACAGAACTTGCGATACTAGAATTCTATAAGTCTTTGTATGAATGGAAAGAAAAGATGACCAAGGATTATATACCAGAATTCCATTATTATACGATTGAATACGATGATTATGAAGACGGTGCTATACTGTCATTGCTTCCCTTCTCCAATCAGGCGAGATTGGAATCTATTTGGGCAGAATCAGATATTTATAATGTATTTGATTTGAATTATATTGTAGGTGCATTTATAGCCTTGGAGAAGAATCTAAGAGATGATATCGAGGAATATTATGAAATAAAACTGAAGAATTTTATCAAGCACATTCCATATAGGTGATTAGTAGTGTAGCACGAAAATAAAGGTAAGTGCGTTGATAATTTTGTATAAATTTTATTTCAGTTGAATGCGCCTTCCGTTATGTTATTATCTTATTTTCTTACTACTTGAAGATGATTTTGTAAACCTCTTCTACGTAATACAGACAAATTCGATAAACTGTTCTAACTACTTGCCGATACTTGCTTGAAATAATTTAACCGATTTTCTAATTTAATAATAGATGGTGGATAATCATTTTGCATTAAAATCAAATTCAATAGCAAATGAGCTGTCCACCCAGTATAGCGACTCATCTTTCCTTACATCATTTGTAAGTGTTTCTAGTCTTTGATATTGGTTATAATGTGTATAGCTCTTCGATGATACATGATAATAAGAAAAGGAGCGTTATACATGACTACACAAGGAAAATTACTAGAAGTTCAAGACTTACAAAAAAACTTCGGAAAGAAAGACAATATAACAAAAGCTTTAAACGGTGTCAGTTTTGATATTCTCCCAGGAGAATTCTTGGGAATCATGGGACCAAGTGGTTCTGGTAAAACGACATTATTAAACTGCATTGCAACGATTATAAAGCCAACATCTGGGCGGGTGCTTTTAAATGGTAAAAACATCAGTGCTTTTGACAGTAAAGATTTAGCAGAGTATCGGGGCACTCGAATTGGATATTTGTTTCAAGACTTTGCACTGCTAGATAATTTAACGGGTCAAGAAAATATCCTATTGCCACTGTCTATTCATGGGGTGGATTTTACAAAAGCACGTGCTAAATTAAATGAGCTGGCAAGTTTTTTAGAAATAACAGATATCCTTCATAAATTCCCTTCTCAGATGTCTGGGGGACAAAAGCAAAGGGTAGCTGCTGCTCGCAGTTTGATTTCTGATCCGGATATCGTTCTTGCAGATGAACCAACAGGAGCATTAGACACACGCTCTGCAAAACTCTTAATGAATAAGCTGGAAGGAATTAATAGAAGTAGTGGAAGAACAATTTTAATGGTCAGCCATGACCCGAATGCTGCAAGCTTTTGCTCAAGAATCCTTTTTATTCAAGATGGTGTCATCTTTCATGAACTGCGCCGTAAACAAGATGAGTCTCGCGAGAAATTTTATGACAGAATTTTAAGGGTACTAGCTCAGCTTGGGGGAGGGAGCGCAAATGTTCTCTAGGCTGATTTATCGTAATGCGAAGCGAAGTCGGAAGGAAAATGTCATCTACTTTGCAACACTTGTCACAGCAGTAGCCTCGTTTTATATCATACTTTCACTTGGGAGACAAGATGTTATTTTATTTTTAAAGGAATTTGAAAGTGATGCGATCGATAAACTCTTAGCCCTCATGCCCATCGTGTATCTATTTGCCTTATTTCTATTGTTTTTCTTGATTTTATTTGCTAATCAGTACCAATTAAATCGGAGAAGCAAAGAGTTTGGACTCTACCTCATGTTAGGAATGCGCAAAGAGCGTCTTGTTCTTCAACTTGTTGCAGAGGGGCTTATGACGTCTATTTTGGCACTCATTGGCGGCATTTTAATAGGCGGATTTTTAGCGGAAATCATTAGCTTGACGGTTTCTAAACTAGTCGGACAGGGAATTATCGGTCATCAAATAAGCTTGTCGGTAAGCGCGATAATCTTTACGATCATCGGTTTTTTATTCATCCAGCTCATTGCATTAGCCATTCTTGGCGGAAGATTATTTAATCAAGAGGTACATCAACTACTTTATGAGCAAATGGATAAGAAACAAGATATGGGACATTTTAAAGGCAACGTACTCCATATTTTAGTGGGTATTGTCTTACTAGGTGTTGCCTATTGGATTGTTTTATATCGTTTTATGGATTTTGCAGGACTGCTTCTGTTTGTGGCATTGGCTCTCGGATGTTTAGGAACGATCTTTTTTATGAGGGGATTTGGAAAACTATTTGGCTTATTGGCAAGCTTGTCCGAGGGTAAATCTACGAAAGGGCTGCGCACATTTACTTTAAGACAGTTCCAGGAAAACGTAGCGAATAAATCCACTTCTGTTGCTGTAACATCGATTCTAATCACGTTGGCGATCATTTTGATCACAAATGGTGCTTCAACTATTATCGGTTTCGATAGTGCTATTACTAGGACTTCCTCGTTATATGATTTTACGGTTCATGGAGATCATCAAAAGGTTGAGCAATTTCTTACTTCAGAAAAAATGGTACCATATGTAGAGGACTTAAATCTATTAGAAATTGGGAAAATGAAATTTCAGGATGAACGTGAGGAAAATGACTTGCCTGTATCGTTGGTAGACTGGCCTGAATTAAGAGAGCAGCTCATTATGGCTCTGCCAAGCAACTATAAAGAGCAGCTTTTATCCGGAGAAATGCAGGGTTACACGATCAGTTCGGAAAACCCTGAAGCACTTAACTTGCTTGGGGTCCTAGAGATTGATGCAAAAGCACCTTACCTCATTCCTGAATCATCTTATAATGGACTTTTAAAGGCAATAGGAGAAAAACCACTGAACCTGCATGCAGATGAAATTGCCCTATACTTTAATCCAGACCTTTTGCATATGGATAATCTAGAGAGCATGCCTGTACTAGATCGTATTCTTGAAAAGGCTGAAAAAGAAGGGCGAAGTTTGATGAGCATTCATGATCAGGAAATATCTATACGCCCATCAACTCCAATGAGGGGATTAGTCGCAGACCGTTCGATAGAAATTCATTCCGCATTTATCGTCCCTGATTCTATGTTTGAAGACTTATTAAATACGGAAACATATGTGTCCTATTGGAATTTTCGCATCCCACAAAAGCTGCAAGATGAGCAAGGTTTAATGAAACCAATGATGGAAGCTAGAGACTTATTACAATCTTCAGGCTTTCAGTTTGAAAGTTATTTGCAAAACTTTGGACGTCAACTCTTCTATGTTGTTGCGGGAAGTTATACGACACTATATGTGGGATTCTTATTCTTGATTATTGCTTGCACAGTATTAGCTTTACAATTTTTGACACAGATGAAGCAGACGGGCGGGCGCTATGTAACACTTTCCATGTTGGGAGCAAAACGTAAGCAAATGAAAAAATCGATGCATAGACAGGTAATGTTGACTTTTCTGTTACCTATGTCTCTCGCATGCGTGAGTGCAGCTGTTGGGATAAGGGCGATGATTTCATTTGTTGTTATTAGCATCGAAGATAACGCGTTACTTTATCCGATTGCCTTTACCTTTGCATGCGTAGTCATCATCATTTTCGTGATTTATGGAATAGCAGTTGCCCGTACAGCAGATCATGAGATCGATAAATTGCGCTGGAAGCCAAATATAGATTAAAAAACGGTTACATTTCATATAGAAGGAGGTGCTGAAGTGGCGAGGGTTGCTGTTGTCGAAGATGATTCATGGATGAGAGAAGAGTTAATGGATATATTGCAAAAAGAAGGGTTTGAAGCAGTAGCAATTACGGACTTTCATGATGTAGTCACTCAAATTGCCACTTTGGCACCAAACTTAGTCTTATTGGACATCAATTTACCGGAACAATCAGGTTTTGAAATATGTAAAAGTCTAAAATCCAAAGGGATTGGTCCCATATTGATGCTTACTTCCAGAGATAAGTTACAAGATGAATTACATGGTCTTCATTTAGGCGCAGATGATTATCTCACAAAGCCATGTAATCGAGACCGATTATTGGCGCGCATCCAGAACTTGCTAAGAAGGTTTGCAGGACAACCAGACTTGATCGATGGTGGCAGTTTTTCATTAGATCCAAATACCTTTACTTTATATAAAGGGTCCGCGTCGTTATTATTATCAGCGAATGAAGGAAAAATTTTATTGGCTTTAGTACAAAATAGGCCTGAGGTTGTACCCAAGTCAACACTAAGTGAACTTTTATGGGGAACAGACCAATTTATAGATGAAAATGCCCTTCAAGTAAATCTGACACGCTTACGAAAAACATTGCGGCAATTGGGCTTGGAAAATGAAATTGAGACAATCAGGGGCCAAGGGTATCGACTGAGGGGGCAAGAGAAGCCGTGAAATGGATAAAGCAAATCTATGATTGTTTTCATGCCTATAAACAATGGTTTCTTATCTTAATGGCTACAAGCCTCCTTTTTAGTTATTTAGCTTGGCTGGCTTACCCAGAAACCTTTAAGGTGTTGGTGGGGCTCATGATTGTTTTTACGCTAGCGATTGTTTCGTTGTCTGTATTCCTAATCATGAGAAAGCAAAAAATAATCGAAGTTGCCTTTCAAGATTTTTTGTTAGAACCAAATGAGACGAACGAAGAAAGATTGTGCCGGGTAGCTCCTAAGACACATTGGTCCATTATCCGTAAAATGGGAAGTACCCTAAGATCGTATCAGTCGGAACTGAATGATCAAGTCATTGAACTCACCGATTATGAAAACTACATCGAAGGATGGGTTCACGAAATGAAAAAGCCGCTTTCATTGATGACATTGGTATTAGATAACCGCAGTGACGAAATGTCTCCCCTTGTGAGACAGCGTATGCTTCATATTAGAGATCAAATGCATGGAGACGTAGAGCGAATTTTGTATTTTGCAAGGCTTGGGGCTGCTCATAAAGATTATATTTTTGAACCAATAAATGTGCTCGCATTTTGCAAACAGACTGTTGAAGACCATCAAACACTACTAGATGAATCCGGTTTTCAAGTACAGTTCAAAGGTGAAGAGATGGAGATTTTATCCGACCGTAAAGGATTAGCTTTCATATTAGAACAAATCATCTTTAACAGTACGAAATACGTTGCGCAGAATCAGAATCATCCCATTTTGGAGTTTGAAACGGGTTATGATCGAGCGAGTGATCAAAGCCTTTTATATATTCGTGATAATGGGCCTGGTGTCTCTGAAGAAGATTTAGCCTTTATTTTTGATAAGGGCTTTACTGGAGGGCGAGGTACCTATACAAGACAAGCAACAGGCATGGGACTCTTCTTAGTGAGCAAGATGGCTTATGATTTAGCCATTCAGTTGGATGCAAAATCAGAGCTTGGTTCGGGGTTGACCATAGCGCTCAAATTTCCAAATGTGAAACGATAAGAGGGCTATATTGGGACAGTTGTAATATATAAAAGTTAAATAGATAAACAAGTCAACCATGTAAAGAGCCTTTGTATGAATATCTTTTTTTATATAGAGGATTATTTGTATTTTCTGTCTAACTCTAGTGCAATTTCTACCTGATTATCGACCTTTTGCTGAAATAACCATAATC
This genomic interval from Virgibacillus pantothenticus contains the following:
- a CDS encoding sensor histidine kinase, whose translation is MKWIKQIYDCFHAYKQWFLILMATSLLFSYLAWLAYPETFKVLVGLMIVFTLAIVSLSVFLIMRKQKIIEVAFQDFLLEPNETNEERLCRVAPKTHWSIIRKMGSTLRSYQSELNDQVIELTDYENYIEGWVHEMKKPLSLMTLVLDNRSDEMSPLVRQRMLHIRDQMHGDVERILYFARLGAAHKDYIFEPINVLAFCKQTVEDHQTLLDESGFQVQFKGEEMEILSDRKGLAFILEQIIFNSTKYVAQNQNHPILEFETGYDRASDQSLLYIRDNGPGVSEEDLAFIFDKGFTGGRGTYTRQATGMGLFLVSKMAYDLAIQLDAKSELGSGLTIALKFPNVKR
- a CDS encoding efflux RND transporter permease subunit; this translates as MKLLKYIIKRKVFISLLVILIIFLGSYAFLNLDRELTPVVDLNGASIEVDAGDLTVADVKSNITTPLEQELQKIDGVNKIESTTYLGGSSIQASFEDGYDKDLGRELETIVQSFKNNSSVIKKVDVSRNGSGTKYGFILDISGGDMSEMTEFASSVLKPRLEQLPEVQDVKFSGIKDLGMILKEPKNHY
- a CDS encoding efflux RND transporter permease subunit is translated as MSAFMELKEVNVPKEIYHINGERSISIFADIDGRDLGAVNRDVQNMVENYKLDSGYSVSLGGELEEQQELMKDTIFVLVISIFLVYLVMAVQFNHFGQPLIVMSTIPVTIIGVILGMFMTQMELNIMSAMGLIMLVGIVLNNAILLIHRTNQLLIAGHSLHASIINAGQDRIRPIFMTTLTTVGGMIPLAMASGMSADYQAPVATVIISGLLFSTLITLVLIPAIYRLFSRA
- a CDS encoding efflux RND transporter permease subunit; its protein translation is MSRITQWSLKNGIAVFFLCILVLGGGLFATTKIQKAIMPDLSFPTLFIQISVPGQSAEETQKNITVPLEEKILAANEAENVIASTTSNMVTIEVQYPFGTDLDRVNSKLEAIVNSVPLPEHADRQVLTIDHLLNSVYQAAITGEDREKLQKKITDTIIPEIKKVNGVAGVEVTGLRENNWQIELHQDKALEKGISLQSVQEALESKNADATVGTVENDGKTIPVDIKGTIQSVEDLNKLIITSPQPDVAASVKLSDIATIKQTEKEQEISRYNGEPAFVFSITKEKDANTVAVTDKVESIFDEYQKEAKYEKYPILNYGKEIDTSISKLVKEGLFGALFTIIVIALFLRSFRATIISIISLPVSILVTIMALDYIGYTLNVMTLGGLAVAIGRIVDDSIVVIENMYRWLQEKGSTVNRKEIAFKATKEVMTAVASSTFITCIVFLPVAFIDGMIGEQFRPFALAVAISILTSLFVAIMLIPVLGNVFFKKVKTKEKEGRMVLGYEKLLRLAIRRKGVVIILSILLLVGSVSLVPLMGFSLIPAGSSTSLNISMTLPAGTELEETDKIAKKVENYLGEKKEIDYSSAEVGKPADPISFQKKDNEAGFIVKLKKGYTADEETNSLKKDLSKLVKADVPEADIRVEELSQAQGPSGNIVAIELYGDDLQALEKASKQVENLLQQNNQLKNVKNEMNEAREKWSISLNEQGTKLNIDSTQLMGLINEQLNAVELMDYKIKDEKINVTIDYNKKITSKSGLEDLQVPTPSGVKPLKEVAEVVEMKTPVEINQENGKTLAKVTAEIKGNSILAESTKVQKDVDALKLPEGVSLKTGGANEEITKQYTEMGVSMITAIVLVFLILCMTFNGLLTPIVILASILFVPIGSFGFLLIAGQPLSLSSLIGLLMLIGIVVTNAVVLLDRVENNRKRGMKVEEAIVEAGKIRLRPIVMTAVATICALIPLAISADVESVSAALISKGLAITVIGGLTTSTLLTLVIIPALYRAVERFRRNKGEFEEDT
- a CDS encoding MerR family transcriptional regulator, producing MISIKEVTKQTGITVRTMRYYDHIGLLKPADKTEGGHRLYGEKEIKKLQEIQFLKTLGFHLKDIKEMLDDRKLDWFNSLKTQLDYILKEKEKREEIEGILRGLLNEMLIEENINLTKVQRLIQLYQQNFNKREAFLAEIFNKEESELLDYLPNINRGDPDTLEWIALTAQLRKHMPKGVSSPEIQRIIKRMHEKEIETYGDNPEFIKNYGT
- a CDS encoding ABC transporter ATP-binding protein, whose protein sequence is MTTQGKLLEVQDLQKNFGKKDNITKALNGVSFDILPGEFLGIMGPSGSGKTTLLNCIATIIKPTSGRVLLNGKNISAFDSKDLAEYRGTRIGYLFQDFALLDNLTGQENILLPLSIHGVDFTKARAKLNELASFLEITDILHKFPSQMSGGQKQRVAAARSLISDPDIVLADEPTGALDTRSAKLLMNKLEGINRSSGRTILMVSHDPNAASFCSRILFIQDGVIFHELRRKQDESREKFYDRILRVLAQLGGGSANVL
- a CDS encoding response regulator transcription factor; its protein translation is MARVAVVEDDSWMREELMDILQKEGFEAVAITDFHDVVTQIATLAPNLVLLDINLPEQSGFEICKSLKSKGIGPILMLTSRDKLQDELHGLHLGADDYLTKPCNRDRLLARIQNLLRRFAGQPDLIDGGSFSLDPNTFTLYKGSASLLLSANEGKILLALVQNRPEVVPKSTLSELLWGTDQFIDENALQVNLTRLRKTLRQLGLENEIETIRGQGYRLRGQEKP
- a CDS encoding ABC transporter permease — translated: MFSRLIYRNAKRSRKENVIYFATLVTAVASFYIILSLGRQDVILFLKEFESDAIDKLLALMPIVYLFALFLLFFLILFANQYQLNRRSKEFGLYLMLGMRKERLVLQLVAEGLMTSILALIGGILIGGFLAEIISLTVSKLVGQGIIGHQISLSVSAIIFTIIGFLFIQLIALAILGGRLFNQEVHQLLYEQMDKKQDMGHFKGNVLHILVGIVLLGVAYWIVLYRFMDFAGLLLFVALALGCLGTIFFMRGFGKLFGLLASLSEGKSTKGLRTFTLRQFQENVANKSTSVAVTSILITLAIILITNGASTIIGFDSAITRTSSLYDFTVHGDHQKVEQFLTSEKMVPYVEDLNLLEIGKMKFQDEREENDLPVSLVDWPELREQLIMALPSNYKEQLLSGEMQGYTISSENPEALNLLGVLEIDAKAPYLIPESSYNGLLKAIGEKPLNLHADEIALYFNPDLLHMDNLESMPVLDRILEKAEKEGRSLMSIHDQEISIRPSTPMRGLVADRSIEIHSAFIVPDSMFEDLLNTETYVSYWNFRIPQKLQDEQGLMKPMMEARDLLQSSGFQFESYLQNFGRQLFYVVAGSYTTLYVGFLFLIIACTVLALQFLTQMKQTGGRYVTLSMLGAKRKQMKKSMHRQVMLTFLLPMSLACVSAAVGIRAMISFVVISIEDNALLYPIAFTFACVVIIIFVIYGIAVARTADHEIDKLRWKPNID